The Centroberyx gerrardi isolate f3 chromosome 7, fCenGer3.hap1.cur.20231027, whole genome shotgun sequence genome contains a region encoding:
- the maza gene encoding myc-associated zinc finger protein isoform X2 produces the protein MDTSWSNFLFQTPPTQSQPETPLQSELLPDLTGSAQSPPAEHIAPPPSTVDTAALNEEPLPVKPVTKPSRPAHICATCNKQFKNSYNLRRHQSVHTGIRMKDRAAREKEDGGKGRVERQTVPLSLLHLTLPPPPPPPPPPAAPPAQETLPQPGQHGNQEGPQVSVSIAPATVTMAALPQPIQAAVVVVGSMEQNPNPNPNPNSNQVRKNHACEACGKAFRDVYHLNRHRLSHSDEKPYSCPICQQRFKRKDRMSYHVRSHQGGVEKPYVCPHCAKAFSRPDHLNSHVRQVHSTERPFKCTTCTSAFATRDRLRAHLIRHEEKVPCHICGKLLSAAYITDHMRVHNQSQHHACHLCNRSFTTLTYLRVHAQKHHGQEWKESGGARGGFGGAGAGGVLLCQLCGVQCKTATQLQGHMGTHASPQGDPGPDPTSAGPVGTTSVAVTVSSASTVGLLVTDCSGIAPQPHS, from the exons ATGGATACCTCCTGGAGTAATTTCCTCTTTCAG ACGCCGCCGACACAGAGCCAGCCTGAGACGCCGCTTCAGTCCGAGCTGCTGCCGGACCTGACAGGCTCCGCCCAGAGCCCGCCGGCGGAGCACATCGCGCCGCCGCCGTCCACCGTCGACACCGCCGCCCTGAACGAGGAGCCGCTACCTG TCAAACCCGTCACCAAGCCCAGCCGGCCCGCCCACATCTGCGCCACATGCAACAAGCAGTTCAAAAACAGCTACAACCTGCGGCGGCACCAGTCGGTGCACACGGGCATCAGGATGAAGGACCGAGCCGCCCGCgagaaggaggatggagggaaggggcGAGTGGAGCGGCAGACGGtccccctctccctgctccaccTCACCCTgccccccccgccgccgccgcctcctccccccgccGCCCCGCCCGCCCAGGAGACTCTCCCCCAGCCCGGGCAGCACGGCAACCAGGAGGGCCCGCAGGTCTCCGTGTCCATCGCCCCGGCAACCGTAACGATGGCTGCACTGCCTCAGCCCATCCAAGCTGCTGTTGTTGTCGTGGGTTCCatggagcag AATCCAAATCCCAATCCCAATCCCAACTCTAACCAGGTGAGGAAGAACCACGCCTGTGAGGCCTGCGGAAAGGCCTTCAGAGACGTCTACCACCTAAACCGCCATCGCCTGTCCCACTCGGACGAGAAGCCCTACTCCTGTCCCATCTGCCAGCAGCGCTTCAAGAGGAAAGACAGGATGAGCTACCATGTGCGCTCGCACCAAGGCGGCGTGGAGAAACCTTACGTCTGTCCGCACTGCGCCAAGGCTTTCTCCCG ACCGGACCACCTCAACAGTCACGTTCGACAGGTTCACTCTACAGAGAGACCCTTCAAGTGCACG ACCTGCACGTCTGCGTTCGCCACGCGGGATCGCCTCCGCGCTCACCTGATCCGCCACGAGGAGAAGGTGCCGTGTCACATCTGCGGCAAGCTGCTGTCCGCCGCCTACATCACCGACCACATGAGGGTCCACAACCAGTCCCAGCACCACGCCTGCCACCTCTGCAACCGCA GCTTCACCACCCTCACCTACCTGCGTGTCCACGCTCAGAAGCACCACGGACAGGAGTGGAAGGAGAGCGGCGGGGCGCGGGGGGGCTTCGGGGGGGCGGGCGCCGGCGGGGTGCTGCTGTGCCAGCTGTGCGGGGTGCAGTGCAAGACGGCCACGCAGCTGCAGGGTCACATGGGCACCCACGCCAGCCCTCAGGGCGACCCCGGCCCCGACCCGACCAGCGCCGGCCCCGTGGGAACCACCAGCGTGGCCGTCACCGTGTCCAGCGCCAGCACAGTGGGACTGCTGGTAACCGACTGCTCCGGTATCGCACCCCAGCCCCACAGCTAG
- the maza gene encoding myc-associated zinc finger protein isoform X1 — MDTSWSNFLFQTPPTQSQPETPLQSELLPDLTGSAQSPPAEHIAPPPSTVDTAALNEEPLPVKPVTKPSRPAHICATCNKQFKNSYNLRRHQSVHTGIRMKDRAAREKEDGGKGRVERQTVPLSLLHLTLPPPPPPPPPPAAPPAQETLPQPGQHGNQEGPQVSVSIAPATVTMAALPQPIQAAVVVVGSMEQVCNPNPNPNPNSNQVRKNHACEACGKAFRDVYHLNRHRLSHSDEKPYSCPICQQRFKRKDRMSYHVRSHQGGVEKPYVCPHCAKAFSRPDHLNSHVRQVHSTERPFKCTTCTSAFATRDRLRAHLIRHEEKVPCHICGKLLSAAYITDHMRVHNQSQHHACHLCNRSFTTLTYLRVHAQKHHGQEWKESGGARGGFGGAGAGGVLLCQLCGVQCKTATQLQGHMGTHASPQGDPGPDPTSAGPVGTTSVAVTVSSASTVGLLVTDCSGIAPQPHS, encoded by the exons ATGGATACCTCCTGGAGTAATTTCCTCTTTCAG ACGCCGCCGACACAGAGCCAGCCTGAGACGCCGCTTCAGTCCGAGCTGCTGCCGGACCTGACAGGCTCCGCCCAGAGCCCGCCGGCGGAGCACATCGCGCCGCCGCCGTCCACCGTCGACACCGCCGCCCTGAACGAGGAGCCGCTACCTG TCAAACCCGTCACCAAGCCCAGCCGGCCCGCCCACATCTGCGCCACATGCAACAAGCAGTTCAAAAACAGCTACAACCTGCGGCGGCACCAGTCGGTGCACACGGGCATCAGGATGAAGGACCGAGCCGCCCGCgagaaggaggatggagggaaggggcGAGTGGAGCGGCAGACGGtccccctctccctgctccaccTCACCCTgccccccccgccgccgccgcctcctccccccgccGCCCCGCCCGCCCAGGAGACTCTCCCCCAGCCCGGGCAGCACGGCAACCAGGAGGGCCCGCAGGTCTCCGTGTCCATCGCCCCGGCAACCGTAACGATGGCTGCACTGCCTCAGCCCATCCAAGCTGCTGTTGTTGTCGTGGGTTCCatggagcaggtgtgt AATCCAAATCCCAATCCCAATCCCAACTCTAACCAGGTGAGGAAGAACCACGCCTGTGAGGCCTGCGGAAAGGCCTTCAGAGACGTCTACCACCTAAACCGCCATCGCCTGTCCCACTCGGACGAGAAGCCCTACTCCTGTCCCATCTGCCAGCAGCGCTTCAAGAGGAAAGACAGGATGAGCTACCATGTGCGCTCGCACCAAGGCGGCGTGGAGAAACCTTACGTCTGTCCGCACTGCGCCAAGGCTTTCTCCCG ACCGGACCACCTCAACAGTCACGTTCGACAGGTTCACTCTACAGAGAGACCCTTCAAGTGCACG ACCTGCACGTCTGCGTTCGCCACGCGGGATCGCCTCCGCGCTCACCTGATCCGCCACGAGGAGAAGGTGCCGTGTCACATCTGCGGCAAGCTGCTGTCCGCCGCCTACATCACCGACCACATGAGGGTCCACAACCAGTCCCAGCACCACGCCTGCCACCTCTGCAACCGCA GCTTCACCACCCTCACCTACCTGCGTGTCCACGCTCAGAAGCACCACGGACAGGAGTGGAAGGAGAGCGGCGGGGCGCGGGGGGGCTTCGGGGGGGCGGGCGCCGGCGGGGTGCTGCTGTGCCAGCTGTGCGGGGTGCAGTGCAAGACGGCCACGCAGCTGCAGGGTCACATGGGCACCCACGCCAGCCCTCAGGGCGACCCCGGCCCCGACCCGACCAGCGCCGGCCCCGTGGGAACCACCAGCGTGGCCGTCACCGTGTCCAGCGCCAGCACAGTGGGACTGCTGGTAACCGACTGCTCCGGTATCGCACCCCAGCCCCACAGCTAG
- the cdipt gene encoding CDP-diacylglycerol--inositol 3-phosphatidyltransferase: protein MAEENIFLFVPNLIGYARIVLALLSFYLMPCCPVSAVFCYLLSALLDAFDGHAARALNQSTKFGAMLDMLTDRCATMCLLVNLALLYPSYTFLFQLSMCLDIASHWLHLHSSMMKGSASHKTIDLSGNPILRIYYTSRPVLFVMCMGNELFFCLLYILYYIEEPAAWLYWLQGLCAVICLLKSGISLLHLVTASQNMVAFDAAEREKTAAKTQ from the exons ATGGCCGAGGAAAATATATTTCTTTTCGTTCCCAACTTGATCG GTTATGCCCGTATCGTGTTGGCCCTGCTGTCCTTCTACCTGATGCCATGCTGTCCGGTGTCTGCTGTGTTCTGCTACCTGCTCAGCGCCCTGCTGGATGCTTTCGATGGCCATGCTGCCCGGGCGCTTAATCAAT CTACCAAGTTTGGAGCCATGCTGGACATGCTGACGGACCGCTGTGCCACCATGTGCCTCCTGGTGAACCTGGCCCTGCTCTACCCCTCCTACACCTTCCTCTTCCAGCTCAGCATGTGTCTGGACATCGCCAGCCACTGGCTGCACCTGCACAG CTCAATGATGAAGGGATCCGCCAGTCACAAGACCATTGACCTCTCTGGGAACCCCATCCTTCGTATCTACTACACATCCAGG CCGGTGCTGTTTGTCATGTGCATGGGGAATGAGCTGTTCTTCTGCCTGCTCTACATTCTCTATTACATTGAGGAACCTGCTG CCTGGCTGTACTGGCTGCAGGGACTCTGTGCTGTGATCTGCCTGCTGAAGTCGGGCATCAGCCTGCTGCACCTCGTCACCGCCTCCCAGAACATGGTGGCCTTCGACGCAGCCGAGCGCGAAAAGACCGCAGCCAAGACCCAGTGA
- the taok2a gene encoding serine/threonine-protein kinase TAO2 — protein MPSSARAGNLKDPEVAELFYRDDPEKLFADLREIGHGSFGAVYFARDVRNNEVVAIKKMSYSGKQTNEKWQDIIKEVKFLQKLRHPNTIEYRGCYLREHTAWLVMEYCLGSASDLLEVHKKPLQEVEIAAITHGALQGLAYLHSHNMIHRDVKAGNILLTEPGQVKLGDFGSASIVAPANSFVGTPYWMAPEVILAMDEGQYDGKVDVWSLGITCIELAERKPPLFNMNAMSALYHIAQNESPILQSNHWSDYFRNFVDSCLQKIPQDRPTSDVLLNHRFLCRERPLTVVMDLIARTKDAVRELDNLQYRKMKKILFQETQQNGPVSEGGEDEEEVEQYLLRTGTVNSMESSQSVPSMSISASSQSSSVNSLADASDDSSSEMAMMQEGEHTVTSNSSIIHRPAGQDNIYDDPYQPEMDQPQAPSAGRRRAYYRNRDHFATIRTASLVTRQIQEHEQGSALREQMSGYKRMRRQHQKQLMGLENKLKAEMDEHQLRLDKELENQRNSFSTEADKLSKKHQAILEKETKAALAEEKKFQQHILGQQKKELTSLLESQKRQYRQRKDQLKEELSENQSTPKREKQEWLVRQKECLQQMQAEEEAGLLRRQRQYYELQCRQYKRKMLLARHNLEQDLLREDLNKKQTQKDLECAMLLRHHESTQELEFRQLGSVQRTRADLIRTQHQTELTNQMEYNKRREQELRQKHAVEVRQQPKSLKSKELQIKRQFQDTCKIQTRQYKALRNHLLESTPKSDHKAVLKRLKEEQTRKLAILAEQYDHSINDMLSTQALRLDETQEAEYQVLRMQLQQELELLNAYQSKIKIHTDSQHEREAKDLEQRVSIRRALLEQRIEEEMLSLQNERSERIRTLLERQAHEIEAFDSESMRLGFSNMALTGIPAEAFNQGYPNPSPSSGSSGWPSRPVPRSGSHWSHSVQNSAAPPSWRSQNNSGGGGFGRAESIISSHGLGRDSELSMGSRGHSSSSSASSSSSHHQQQHYLPQHYQHHQSTPQLYRDGHERDGRERDRVREWGGGGGHYVHHSQGHHHHHHHHLSTHASAQSLALLPPPPPPPPISLSSSPPSSASSSSSSQGGYGGGGLAVRGPGLMALRNSPQPLRRTASGGPGSGGGSDGGLSRSTSVTSHISNGSHLSYS, from the exons GAGAGAGCACACAGCatgg CTGGTGATGGAGTACTGCCTCGGCTCGGCCTCAGATCTCCTTGAAG TGCACAAGAAGCCACTCCAGGAAGTCGAAATAGCTGCTATTACCCATGGTGCACTGCAGGGCCTGGCATATCTTCACtctcacaatatgattcacAG GGATGTGAAGGCAGGCAACATCCTGCTGACGGAGCCTGGCCAAGTCAAGCTGGGGGACTTCGGCTCTGCCTCCATCGTGGCCCCGGCTAACTCCTTCGTGGGAACCCCCTACTG GATGGCTCCAGAGGTGATCCTGGCCATGGACGAGGGCCAGTATGACGGCAAGGTGGATGTCTGGTCCCTCGGCATCACCTGCATAGAGCTGG CGGAGAGGAAGCCTCCACTGTTCAACATGAATGCTATGAGTGCCTTATACCACATTGCTCAGAACGAGAGCCCCATCCTTCAGTCCAATCACTG GTCTGATTACTTCCGCAACTTTGTTGACTCCTGCCTACAGAAGATTCCCCAGGACCGGCCTACCTCGGACGTGCTGCTGAAT cATCGGTTCTTGTGCCGCGAGCGTCCGCTGACGGTGGTCATGGACCTGATTGCACGCACCAAGGACGCGGTGCGGGAGCTGGACAACTTGCAGTAcagaaagatgaagaagatcCTCTTCCAGGAGACCCAGCAGAACGGCCCCGTGTccgagggaggggaggatgaggag GAGGTGGAGCAGTACCTCCTGCGGACGGGAACGGTCAACAGCATGGAGAGCTCCCAGTCGGTGCCCAGCATGTCCATCTCAGCCAGCTCCCAGAGCAGCTCCGTCAACAGTCTGGCCGACGCCTCCGACGACAGCAGCAGTGAGATGGCCATGATGCAGGAGGGCGAGCACACCGTCACCTCCAACAGCTCCATCATCCACCGGCCCGCG ggtCAGGATAACATCTATGATGACCCCTACCAGCCAGAGATGGACCAACCCCAGGCTCCCTCTGCTGGCCGCCGTCGCGCCTACTACCGCAACCGCGACCACTTCGCCACCATCCGAACCGCCTCCTTG GTGACCCGTCAGATCCAGGAACATGAGCAGGGCTCGGCGCTGCGGGAGCAGATGTCGGGGTACAAACGCATGAGGCGGCAGCACCAGAAGCAGCTGATGGGCCTGGAGAACAAGCTGAAGGCGGAGATGGACGAGCACCAGCTGAGGCTGGACAAGGAGCTGGAGAACCAGAGGAACAGCTTCTCCACAGAGGCTGACAAGCTGTCCAAGAAGCACCAGGCCATCCTGGAGAAAGAG ACGAAGGCGGCTCTAGCAGAAGAGAAGAAGTTCCAGCAGCACATATTGGGCCAGCAGAAGAAAGAGCTGACCAGTTTACTGGAATCACAGAAACGCCAGTACCGCCAGCGCAAGGACCAACTCAAAGAG GAGCTGAGTGAGAACCAGTCGACGCCTAAGCGGGAGAAGCAGGAGTGGCTGGTGCGTCAGAAGGAGTGCCTGCAGCAGAtgcaggcggaggaggaggccggCCTGCTGCGGAGGCAGAGGCAGTACTACGAGCTGCAGTGTCGCCAGTACAAGAGGAAGATGCTGCTGGCTCGCCACAACCTGGAGCAGGACCTGCTGAGAGAG GACCTGAACAAGAAGCAGACCCAGAAGGACCTGGAGTGCGCCATGCTGCTGCGGCACCACGAGTCCACCCAGGAGCTGGAGTTCAGGCAGCTGGGCTCGGTGCAGCGAACCCGGGCCGACCTGATCCGGACGCAGCACCAGACCGAGCTCACCAACCAGATGGAGTACAACAAGCGGCGCGAGCAGGAGCTGCGGCAGAAACACGCCGTGGAGGTCCGGCAACAGCCCAAGAGCCtcaag TCCAAAGAGCTGCAGATCAAGCGTCAGTTCCAGGACACGTGTAAGATCCAGACTCGTCAGTACAAAGCGCTGAGGAACCACCTGCTGGAGAGTACGCCCAAGTCCGACCACAAGGCCGTCCTCAAACGCCTCAAAGAGGAGCAAACACGTAAGCTGGCCATCCTGGCCGAGCAGTACGACCACTCCATCAACGACATGCTGTCCACACAGGCT CTGCGGCTGGATGAGACCCAGGAGGCGGAGTACCAGGTGCTGAGGATGCAGCTGCAAcaggagctggagctgctgaACGCCTACCAGAGCAAGATCAAGATCCACACCGACTCGCAGCACGAGAGAGAGGCCAAGGATCTGGAGCAGAGGGTGTCCATCCGCAGGGCGCTGCTGGAGCAGAGG ATCGAGGAGGAGATGCTCTCTCTGCAGAACGAACGGTCGGAGCGAATCCGGACTCTGCTGGAGCGCCAGGCCCATGAGATCGAGGCCTTCGACTCGGAGAGCATGCGGCTCGGCTTCAGCAACATGGCGCTGACCGGCATCCCGGCCGAGGCGTTCAACCAGGGCTACCCCAACCCCAGCCCGTCCTCGGGCTCCAGCGGCTGGCCGTCGCGTCCCGTTCCCCGGTCAGGCAGCCACTGGAGCCACAGCGTGCAAAACTCGGCGGCGCCCCCCTCCTGGCGCAGCCAGAACAACAGCGGAGGAGGCGGCTTCGGCCGTGCGGAGTCCATCATCTCGTCTCACGGCCTGGGGAGGGACAGCGAGCTGAGCATGGGCAGCCGGggccactcctcctcctcctccgcctcctcttcctcctcccaccaccagcagcagcactaccTCCCGCAGCACTACCAACACCACCAGAGCACGCCGCAGCTGTACCGCGACGGCCACGAGCGCGACGGCAGGGAGCGGGACCGGGTCCGGGAgtggggcgggggagggggccACTACGTCCACCACTCTCAgggccaccaccaccaccaccaccaccacctctccaCCCACGCCTCGGCCCAGTCCCTGGCTCTGCTGCcgcccccgccgccgccgccccccatctccctctcctcctcccctccctcgtccgcctcctcctcctcctcgtctcagGGAGGCTACGGAGGCGGCGGTCTGGCCGTCCGGGGCCCCGGCCTGATGGCGCTCAGGAACAGCCCCCAGCCGCTCAGGAGGACGGCCTCCGGCGGGCCGGGCAGCGGCGGGGGGAGCGACGGGGGGCTCAGCCGCAGCACGTCGGTCACCTCCCACATCTCCAACGGCTCCCACCTCTCCTACTCATAA